A single window of Microplitis demolitor isolate Queensland-Clemson2020A chromosome 7, iyMicDemo2.1a, whole genome shotgun sequence DNA harbors:
- the LOC103573657 gene encoding ER membrane protein complex subunit 8/9 homolog, which yields MSKISISPRACSKIILHAAKYPHCAINGLLLAKQKNKNDSKPADILIQDAIPLFHQCLHVSPMAEIALTMVDRFAEQNGMVIAGYYLANELVNDMSTDKPAHRIADKIAENFNNALLVVIDNKELTFNMNSVPFKISQYADGKWKVKDKADILNERGDGVIETISILLKEERYHDLIDFDNHLDNISLDWQNNELNKIINKTLAYSNGVQSCK from the exons atgtcaaaaatttcaatttctcCACGTGCttgtagtaaaataattttacacgCTGCAAAATATCCACATTGTGCTATCAACGGACTTTTATTagctaaacaaaaaaataaaaatgattctaAACCAGCggatattttaattcaagatGCTATTCCACTTTTTCATCAATGCTTACACGTTTCACCTATGGCCGAAATAGCACTCACAATg GTGGATCGATTTGCCGAACAAAATGGCATGGTCATTGCTGGTTATTATTTAGCTAATGAATTAGTAAATGATATGAG taCAGATAAGCCGGCACACAGAATAGCAGATAAAatagctgaaaattttaataacgcTTTATTAGTTGTCATAGATAATAAagaattaacatttaatatgaattctgttccatttaaaatttcacagTATGCTGATGGAAAATGGAAAGTCAAAGATAAAGCAGA taTTTTGAATGAAAGGGGGGATGGTGTCATTGAAAcaatatctatattattaaaggAAGAGAGGTATCATGATCTTATTGATTTCGATAATCATTTAGATAATATCAGCTTAGATTGGCAAAATAATGaactaaacaaaataataaataagacttTGGCTTATAGTAATGGAGTTCAAtcatgcaaataa
- the LOC103573658 gene encoding golgin subfamily B member 1 isoform X1, with amino-acid sequence MDTASDESDIDIDKVSELVENLEELDNNLFGDNRQKKSLFGIEKTKQNVKETQKKVIFRDFNDDPLDDLLGDSNHLNKNTFSNKNDNKISDLFGIKNTENLKSDTGISKSTEFNFTLNKNEEKKSFNDNWEITKPQSATSQPIVSKTFENSNNKLIISSKSSLPGRAKKLLIMEDLFGCKSRASSTNENSHEKSISKNFGSEEMISSSKPAQFTLSTSSGREPRRARPKSINLNDTLGFLDSQEQVTQTKEENLEQKAASISDIPSENLPAWLGGTKKTTNETDKQVNNSAQKTDKSDVQNNIISKSLILNQDNLLQRNTISLPDISSLTGTQFDPQISIVAMQQQEHELQAATILSKQTDQLSSIVEGQKSKLNEQEKLFDTLIKQQIDRQLILETQIKLQQARIDHYIQALSKQQMTLPSGLQFENKDKDPMTDKQNDERISSEYLLHTLEVEKHNLEHLVDIMKNTNEREIKILENSYETQIRLMQENINKLEERLRGQIAEIQNEYEKKIEKLLTEKNEQEIYLKTQIENLKTDQIQIIKDIHIRHSQQVDLLQKEHIKTLENISRAKETEQQTIDFIITHKTDVNSILERVQHISDGFETLCDQMKTRDLDSVIKRESNLKRQEETLKVLIEYLITQQETMDSERKQLVNIAQKLESDTNEVTNQFVKNHKLVNERETRLEMKEKSFIHERNLFHEQIKWEREHIQCLKETWIAEQKQQLKLLANEREAVAAERAKFEVFNNLKLNSDDLIKTELEAAIKAAHDATHQANVERQRWQEKSESLLTEQRRNEMKERQLMQRAKDLEELTQAAVIKREEGLQALKEAQRIEKQHKDKLNQLQSQLEALADRESKIAAEKITLARERLSLRVYQVEKSEKNITNDSYHNQVKESTYTSPARVPTHFNDIVDPQLLLLKLNLNNKLDTSHQLLTDMQELI; translated from the exons atgGATACTGCTTCTGATGAATCagatattgatattgataaagtCAGTGAATTAGTTGAAAATTTAGAAGaacttgataataatttattcggtGATAATCGAcaaaagaaaagtttatttgggattgaaaaaactaaacaaaacGTTAAGGAAACacagaaaaaagttatttttcgag attttAATGACGATCCTTTGGATGATTTGTTAGGTGATAGCAatcacttaaataaaaatacattttcaaataaaaatgacaataaaatatcagatttatttggaattaaaaatacagaaaatttaaagtctGATACAGGTATATCAAAAAgtactgaatttaattttactttaaataaaaatgaagaaaaaaaatcatttaatgatAACTGGGAAATTACTAAGCCACAGTCAGCTACATCACAGCCAATAGTATCAAagacttttgaaaattcaaataataagttaattatttcttcGAAATCAAGTCTACCAGGCAgagctaaaaaattattaataatggaaGATTTGTTTGGATGTAAATCACGAGCAAGTTCTACAAATGAAAATAGTCATGAAAAATctatatctaaaaattttggttctgAAGAAATGATTTCATCATCAAAACCTGCCCAATTTACTCTTTCTACCTCTAGTGGTAGAGAACCTAGAAGAGCAAGGCCTAAATCTATAAATCTCAACGATACTTTAGGATTTTTAGATTCACAAGAGCAAGTAACTCAAACAAAAGAA gAAAATCTAGAACAAAAAGCTGCTAGTATAAGTGATATTCCATCAGAAAATTTACCCGCGTGGCTGGGtggtacaaaaaaaacaactaacGAAACTGATAAACAAGTGAATAATTCAGCACAAAAAACTGATAAATCTGATGTACAAAATAACATTATATCTAaatctttaatattaaatcaagaCAATTTATTACAAAGAAATACTATTTCTCTGCCCGATATTTCTTCATTAACAGGAACACAATTTGATCCTCAAATTTCTATTGTTGCTATGCAGCAACAGGAACATGAGCTACAAGCTGCCACTATTTTGTCTAAACAAACTGACCAATTAAGTAGTATCGTAGAAGgtcaaaaaagtaaattgaatgagcaagaaaaattattcgataCATTAATTAAACAGCAAATTGATAGGCAGTTAATACTTGAAactcaaattaaattacagcAAGCACGAATAGATCATTACATTCAG GCACTCTCCAAACAGCAAATGACACTGCCGTCAGGTttacaatttgaaaataaagataaagatcCAATGACTGATAAACAAAATGATGAAAGAATATCATCTGAATATTTGTTACATACTTTAGAAGTAGAAAAACATAATTTAGAGCACTTAGTAGATATCATGAAGAATACAAATGAaagagaaattaaaattttagaaaattcttatga AACACAAATTCGTTTAATgcaagaaaatataaataaacttgaaGAAAGATTACGTGGACAAATAGcagaaattcaaaatgaatatgagaaaaaaatagaaaaattattgactgaaaaaaatgagCAAGAAATATACTTAAAAACACAAATAGAAAATCTTAAa AcagatcaaattcaaattataaaagatattCACATTCGACACTCACAGCAAGTTGATTTATTACAAAAGGAACATATTAAAAcgttagaaaatatttctcgTGCCAAAGAAACAGAACAACaaactattgattttataataactCATAAAACAGATGTTAACAGTATTCTTGAACGAGTACAGCACATTTCCGATGGGTTTGAAACGTTGTGTGATCAAATGAAAACTCGAGATCTTGACAGTGTCATTAAACGggaaagtaatttaaaaagacaAGAAGAAACGTTGAaag tgctGATTGAATATCTAATCACCCAACAAGAAACAATGGATAGTGAAAGGAAACAACTAGTCAATATTGCTCAAAAATTAGAATCTGATACAAATGAAGTAACAAatcaatttgtaaaaaatcataaattagtAAATGAACGAGAAACAAGACtggaaatgaaagaaaaatcttttatacacgagagaaatttatttcatgagCAAATAAAATGGGAACGAGAACATATacag TGCTTAAAAGAAACATGGATCGCCgaacaaaaacaacaattaAAGCTATTAGCTAATGAAAGAGAAGCTGTGGCTGCAGAAAGGGCCAAATTTGAAGTATTCAATAACTTGAAACTAAATTCTGATGATTTAATCAAGACTGAg TTAGAGGCAGCAATCAAAGCAGCGCATGATGCAACTCATCAAGCGAACGTAGAACGGCAGAGATGGCAAGAAAAATCAGAAAGTCTTTTAACAGAACAACGTCGAAATGAAATGAAAGAAAGACAACTAATGCAAAGGGCTAAAGATTTAGAAGAACTTACTCAg GCAGCTGTCATTAAACGTGAAGAGGGTTTACAAGCACTTAAAGAAGcacaaagaattgaaaaacaacacaaagataaattaaatcaattacaatcACAGCTTGAAGCTTTAGCCGATCGAGAAAGTAAAATCGCtgctgaaaaaataacattagcaag agaAAGATTATCATTGAGAGTATATCAGGTTGAAAAATcagagaaaaatataacaaatgaCTCATATCACAATCAAGTAAAAGAGTCGACTTACACGTCTCCTGCACGAGTACCAACTCATTTTAAT GATATAGTTGATCCTCAACTTTTgcttttaaaactaaatttgaaCAATAAATTAGATACATCTCACCAATTACTTACTGACATGCaagaattaatataa
- the LOC103573658 gene encoding golgin subfamily B member 1 isoform X2 encodes MDTASDESDIDIDKVSELVENLEELDNNLFGDNRQKKSLFGIEKTKQNVKETQKKVIFRDFNDDPLDDLLGDSNHLNKNTFSNKNDNKISDLFGIKNTENLKSDTGISKSTEFNFTLNKNEEKKSFNDNWEITKPQSATSQPIVSKTFENSNNKLIISSKSSLPGRAKKLLIMEDLFGCKSRASSTNENSHEKSISKNFGSEEMISSSKPAQFTLSTSSGREPRRARPKSINLNDTLGFLDSQEQVTQTKEENLEQKAASISDIPSENLPAWLGGTKKTTNETDKQVNNSAQKTDKSDVQNNIISKSLILNQDNLLQRNTISLPDISSLTGTQFDPQISIVAMQQQEHELQAATILSKQTDQLSSIVEGQKSKLNEQEKLFDTLIKQQIDRQLILETQIKLQQARIDHYIQALSKQQMTLPSGLQFENKDKDPMTDKQNDERISSEYLLHTLEVEKHNLEHLVDIMKNTNEREIKILENSYETQIRLMQENINKLEERLRGQIAEIQNEYEKKIEKLLTEKNEQEIYLKTQIENLKTDQIQIIKDIHIRHSQQVDLLQKEHIKTLENISRAKETEQQTIDFIITHKTDVNSILERVQHISDGFETLCDQMKTRDLDSVIKRESNLKRQEETLKVLIEYLITQQETMDSERKQLVNIAQKLESDTNEVTNQFVKNHKLVNERETRLEMKEKSFIHERNLFHEQIKWEREHIQCLKETWIAEQKQQLKLLANEREAVAAERAKFEVFNNLKLNSDDLIKTELEAAIKAAHDATHQANVERQRWQEKSESLLTEQRRNEMKERQLMQRAKDLEELTQAAVIKREEGLQALKEAQRIEKQHKDKLNQLQSQLEALADRESKIAAEKITLARERLSLRVYQVEKSEKNITNDSYHNQVKESTYTSPARVPTHFNMKQF; translated from the exons atgGATACTGCTTCTGATGAATCagatattgatattgataaagtCAGTGAATTAGTTGAAAATTTAGAAGaacttgataataatttattcggtGATAATCGAcaaaagaaaagtttatttgggattgaaaaaactaaacaaaacGTTAAGGAAACacagaaaaaagttatttttcgag attttAATGACGATCCTTTGGATGATTTGTTAGGTGATAGCAatcacttaaataaaaatacattttcaaataaaaatgacaataaaatatcagatttatttggaattaaaaatacagaaaatttaaagtctGATACAGGTATATCAAAAAgtactgaatttaattttactttaaataaaaatgaagaaaaaaaatcatttaatgatAACTGGGAAATTACTAAGCCACAGTCAGCTACATCACAGCCAATAGTATCAAagacttttgaaaattcaaataataagttaattatttcttcGAAATCAAGTCTACCAGGCAgagctaaaaaattattaataatggaaGATTTGTTTGGATGTAAATCACGAGCAAGTTCTACAAATGAAAATAGTCATGAAAAATctatatctaaaaattttggttctgAAGAAATGATTTCATCATCAAAACCTGCCCAATTTACTCTTTCTACCTCTAGTGGTAGAGAACCTAGAAGAGCAAGGCCTAAATCTATAAATCTCAACGATACTTTAGGATTTTTAGATTCACAAGAGCAAGTAACTCAAACAAAAGAA gAAAATCTAGAACAAAAAGCTGCTAGTATAAGTGATATTCCATCAGAAAATTTACCCGCGTGGCTGGGtggtacaaaaaaaacaactaacGAAACTGATAAACAAGTGAATAATTCAGCACAAAAAACTGATAAATCTGATGTACAAAATAACATTATATCTAaatctttaatattaaatcaagaCAATTTATTACAAAGAAATACTATTTCTCTGCCCGATATTTCTTCATTAACAGGAACACAATTTGATCCTCAAATTTCTATTGTTGCTATGCAGCAACAGGAACATGAGCTACAAGCTGCCACTATTTTGTCTAAACAAACTGACCAATTAAGTAGTATCGTAGAAGgtcaaaaaagtaaattgaatgagcaagaaaaattattcgataCATTAATTAAACAGCAAATTGATAGGCAGTTAATACTTGAAactcaaattaaattacagcAAGCACGAATAGATCATTACATTCAG GCACTCTCCAAACAGCAAATGACACTGCCGTCAGGTttacaatttgaaaataaagataaagatcCAATGACTGATAAACAAAATGATGAAAGAATATCATCTGAATATTTGTTACATACTTTAGAAGTAGAAAAACATAATTTAGAGCACTTAGTAGATATCATGAAGAATACAAATGAaagagaaattaaaattttagaaaattcttatga AACACAAATTCGTTTAATgcaagaaaatataaataaacttgaaGAAAGATTACGTGGACAAATAGcagaaattcaaaatgaatatgagaaaaaaatagaaaaattattgactgaaaaaaatgagCAAGAAATATACTTAAAAACACAAATAGAAAATCTTAAa AcagatcaaattcaaattataaaagatattCACATTCGACACTCACAGCAAGTTGATTTATTACAAAAGGAACATATTAAAAcgttagaaaatatttctcgTGCCAAAGAAACAGAACAACaaactattgattttataataactCATAAAACAGATGTTAACAGTATTCTTGAACGAGTACAGCACATTTCCGATGGGTTTGAAACGTTGTGTGATCAAATGAAAACTCGAGATCTTGACAGTGTCATTAAACGggaaagtaatttaaaaagacaAGAAGAAACGTTGAaag tgctGATTGAATATCTAATCACCCAACAAGAAACAATGGATAGTGAAAGGAAACAACTAGTCAATATTGCTCAAAAATTAGAATCTGATACAAATGAAGTAACAAatcaatttgtaaaaaatcataaattagtAAATGAACGAGAAACAAGACtggaaatgaaagaaaaatcttttatacacgagagaaatttatttcatgagCAAATAAAATGGGAACGAGAACATATacag TGCTTAAAAGAAACATGGATCGCCgaacaaaaacaacaattaAAGCTATTAGCTAATGAAAGAGAAGCTGTGGCTGCAGAAAGGGCCAAATTTGAAGTATTCAATAACTTGAAACTAAATTCTGATGATTTAATCAAGACTGAg TTAGAGGCAGCAATCAAAGCAGCGCATGATGCAACTCATCAAGCGAACGTAGAACGGCAGAGATGGCAAGAAAAATCAGAAAGTCTTTTAACAGAACAACGTCGAAATGAAATGAAAGAAAGACAACTAATGCAAAGGGCTAAAGATTTAGAAGAACTTACTCAg GCAGCTGTCATTAAACGTGAAGAGGGTTTACAAGCACTTAAAGAAGcacaaagaattgaaaaacaacacaaagataaattaaatcaattacaatcACAGCTTGAAGCTTTAGCCGATCGAGAAAGTAAAATCGCtgctgaaaaaataacattagcaag agaAAGATTATCATTGAGAGTATATCAGGTTGAAAAATcagagaaaaatataacaaatgaCTCATATCACAATCAAGTAAAAGAGTCGACTTACACGTCTCCTGCACGAGTACCAACTCATTTTAAT atgaagcagttctga